Proteins co-encoded in one Pogoniulus pusillus isolate bPogPus1 chromosome 15, bPogPus1.pri, whole genome shotgun sequence genomic window:
- the PDXP gene encoding chronophin produces the protein MASCRRLSGAGLREVLGPAQGLLFDCDGVLWAGERAVPGAPELLERLRRSGKAAFFVSNNSRRSVAELERRFSRLGFRGVRAEHVFSSALCSALFLRQRLLGGGGNGSGNGRVFVMGGEGLRGEVRDAGLRLAGEGESASAEPVRAVLVGYDDQFTFAKLAQACGYLRDPQCLLVATDPDPWHPLSDGQRTPGTGSLTAAVETASGRKALVVGKPNRYMFDCIVERFGVDPARTLMVGDRLETDILFGKNCGLSTILTLTGVSRLEEAQAYMASDSAAAKDLVPNYYVDSIADLIPGLDE, from the exons atgGCGAGCTGCCGGCGGCTGAGCGGCGCAGGGCTGCGGGAGGTGCTGGGCCCGGCGCAGGGGCTGCTCTTCGACTGCGACGGCGTCCTGTGGGCGGGCGAGCGCGCTGTCCCCGGCGCCCCCGAGCTGCTGGAGCGGCTGCGGCGCAGCGGCAAGGCTGCCTTCTTCGTCAGCAACAACAGCCGCCGCTCCGTGGCGGAGCTGGAGCGGCGCTTCAGCCGTCTCGGTTTCCGTGGCGTCCGCGCCGAGCACGTCTTCAGCTCCGCGCTCTGCTCCGCGCTCTTTCTCCGCCAGCGCCTGCTCGGCGGCGGGGGAAACGGCAGCGGGAACGGCCGTGTCTTCGTGATGGGCGGCGAGGGGCTGCGTGGTGAGGTGCGCGATGCCGGCCTGCGCCTGGCGGGCGAGGGCGAGTCAGCCTCCGCGGAGCCCGTGCGGGCCGTGCTGGTGGGCTACGACGACCAGTTCACCTTCGCCAAGCTGGCGCAGGCCTGCGGCTACCTGCGCGACCCGCAGTGCCTCCTGGTGGCCACCGATCCCGACCCCTGGCACCCGCTCAGCGACGGCCAGCGCACCCCTG GGACTGGCAGCCTCACAGCTGCTGTGGAAACCGCTTCGGGCCGCAAGGCACTGGTGGTGGGGAAGCCAAATAGGTACATGTTTGATTGCATCGTGGAGCGTTTCGGCGTTGACCCGGCCCGCACCCTCATGGTCGGAGACCGCCTGGAGACAGACATCCTCTTCGGCAAGAACTGCGGCCTCTCCACCATCCTCACCCTGACAGGTGTCTCTCGCCTGGAAGAGGCGCAGGCCTACATGGCCAGTGACAGCGCCGCTGCCAAGGATCTGGTGCCCAATTACTACGTGGACAGCATTGCAGACTTGATACCGGGTCTGGATGAGTAG